In Candidatus Methylomirabilota bacterium, a single window of DNA contains:
- a CDS encoding slipin family protein: protein MNPVQILSTVFGLVPILFLLILALFILASSVRILPEYERAVIFRLGRLAKAIVNVGGTGNGPGLILLIPMIDRMTKVSLRTVAMDVPSQDVITKDNVSVKVNAVIYFRVIDPERAIVQVENYLFATSQIAQTTLRSVLGQSELDELLAERDRLNQRLQQIIDQHTDPWGIKVTVVEIKLVDLPHEMQRAMAKQAEAEREKRAKIIHAEGELQASEKLAQAGRILATESVTIQLRYLQTLTEIATEKNSTIVFPIPIDILKIFLYDQKKSTQS from the coding sequence ATGAATCCCGTGCAGATTCTCTCGACCGTTTTCGGCTTAGTCCCGATACTCTTTCTCCTCATCCTGGCGCTTTTCATCCTTGCCAGCTCGGTCCGTATACTCCCTGAATACGAACGGGCCGTGATCTTCCGTCTGGGTCGTCTCGCCAAGGCGATCGTGAATGTGGGCGGCACCGGCAATGGACCAGGCCTGATCCTCCTGATCCCGATGATCGATCGGATGACGAAGGTCAGTCTGCGGACGGTGGCCATGGACGTTCCCTCCCAGGACGTCATCACCAAGGATAATGTGTCGGTCAAGGTGAACGCCGTGATCTACTTCCGGGTGATCGACCCGGAGCGCGCCATCGTCCAGGTCGAAAATTACCTCTTCGCCACCTCCCAGATCGCCCAAACCACCCTCAGGAGCGTCCTGGGACAGTCGGAACTGGACGAGCTGCTGGCCGAACGCGACCGGCTCAACCAGCGGCTTCAACAGATTATCGACCAGCACACCGATCCATGGGGGATCAAGGTGACCGTGGTGGAGATCAAGCTCGTGGACCTCCCGCACGAGATGCAGCGGGCCATGGCCAAGCAGGCGGAGGCCGAGCGGGAGAAGCGGGCGAAGATCATCCACGCCGAGGGTGAGCTGCAAGCCTCCGAAAAACTGGCGCAGGCGGGCAGGATCCTGGCCACAGAATCTGTCACCATCCAGCTTCGATACCTGCAGACGCTCACCGAGATCGCCACAGAAAAGAACTCCACGATTGTTTTCCCGATCCCGATCGACATCTTGAAGATCTTCTTGTACGACCAAAAAAAGAGTACTCAGTCATGA
- a CDS encoding ZIP family metal transporter: MDSFYIGLIFGCAAAAANVAGGLLVTIKQRWDEALLKYFIALGAGFMLGAAFLGMIPESIRLTDHAPLLILAGYLLIHFAEHILASHFHFGEETHTEVVLAPSVSLFALAGLLIHTFFDGVSIASGFHVSVGLGFLIFVAVALHKIPEGFTVGSIMLAAGRSRMVAMSSSIGIGLSTIVGAICASYLQGLLGYRLALSAGVMIYVAASDLMPEVNREKGILMALMVFVGILLFYLTERLLSSFGF, translated from the coding sequence ATGGACTCTTTTTACATCGGCTTGATCTTTGGCTGCGCAGCCGCCGCGGCGAACGTGGCGGGCGGGCTCCTGGTCACGATCAAACAGCGATGGGACGAGGCGCTGCTCAAATACTTCATCGCCCTTGGAGCCGGTTTCATGCTCGGAGCGGCCTTCCTCGGCATGATTCCCGAAAGTATTCGTCTCACCGATCACGCCCCCCTGCTTATTCTGGCCGGCTATCTCCTGATCCATTTTGCTGAACATATACTGGCCTCGCATTTTCACTTCGGGGAGGAGACTCATACGGAGGTCGTCCTGGCGCCGTCGGTGAGCCTCTTTGCCCTCGCTGGGCTGTTGATCCACACCTTCTTCGACGGAGTGTCGATTGCGTCGGGTTTTCATGTCAGTGTGGGATTGGGATTTTTAATCTTTGTCGCGGTTGCTCTTCACAAGATCCCAGAGGGGTTCACGGTCGGCTCGATTATGCTGGCTGCGGGTAGGTCTCGCATGGTGGCGATGAGCTCATCGATTGGCATTGGTCTCTCGACCATAGTTGGCGCGATATGTGCATCTTATCTCCAGGGGCTGTTGGGATATCGGTTGGCGCTGTCTGCCGGGGTGATGATCTATGTGGCGGCGTCTGACCTGATGCCTGAGGTGAACCGCGAGAAGGGGATCCTGATGGCGCTCATGGTGTTTGTTGGCATTCTGCTGTTCTACCTGACCGAGCGGCTGCTCTCGAGTTTCGGCTTCTAA
- a CDS encoding YXWGXW repeat-containing protein — protein MLLSLGLLVTVSCAVTVADPPSGPPPAGQAWVQVRGAWVPAPAPPSDGPYEWVESQWVPIPTPPPATEWIPGHWGPRGWIPGHWAPVPTAPAGAMWVSGHWQTGVWIAGHWSGAPATERWVPGHWRAGVWVPGHWAGQPPASHWVPGHWGRFGRWIPGHWR, from the coding sequence ATGCTATTGAGCCTGGGATTGCTGGTGACGGTCAGTTGCGCGGTGACGGTCGCCGACCCGCCGTCCGGCCCGCCTCCAGCGGGTCAGGCGTGGGTTCAGGTGCGTGGAGCGTGGGTCCCGGCGCCAGCACCCCCTTCGGATGGGCCGTATGAATGGGTGGAGAGTCAATGGGTCCCCATTCCCACGCCGCCACCTGCAACAGAATGGATCCCAGGACACTGGGGACCCCGGGGCTGGATCCCCGGTCACTGGGCGCCGGTGCCAACGGCCCCAGCCGGCGCCATGTGGGTGTCCGGGCACTGGCAGACCGGAGTGTGGATCGCCGGCCATTGGAGCGGAGCACCTGCAACTGAGCGTTGGGTGCCAGGACACTGGCGGGCCGGCGTCTGGGTGCCTGGCCATTGGGCGGGCCAGCCCCCGGCGAGTCACTGGGTACCAGGACACTGGGGTCGCTTCGGGCGCTGGATACCTGGCCACTGGCGCTGA
- the fae gene encoding formaldehyde-activating enzyme produces MSMRDIMVGESLAGDGNEVAHIDLMIGPKSGPVGAVFAQRLAQQSAGHSALLAVVAPNLLAKPATVMFNKVTIKGAKQAVQMFGPAQAAVAKAVVDSVAEGVISAKDAEDLAVVVGVFIHWEADDNKKIYDYNYKATKESIARALAEQPSMSEILAQKDKVKHPFA; encoded by the coding sequence ATGTCGATGCGCGATATCATGGTTGGCGAGTCATTGGCGGGTGACGGCAACGAGGTGGCACATATTGACCTGATGATTGGTCCCAAGAGCGGTCCCGTCGGCGCCGTCTTCGCACAGCGTCTCGCTCAGCAGAGTGCGGGACACAGCGCCCTGTTGGCGGTCGTAGCGCCGAATTTGCTGGCGAAGCCTGCGACGGTGATGTTCAACAAGGTGACGATCAAGGGCGCGAAGCAGGCGGTCCAGATGTTCGGCCCAGCCCAGGCGGCTGTGGCGAAGGCAGTGGTGGATAGCGTTGCCGAAGGCGTGATCTCCGCCAAGGATGCTGAAGACCTGGCGGTCGTGGTCGGCGTCTTCATCCACTGGGAGGCCGATGACAATAAGAAGATCTACGACTACAACTATAAGGCGACCAAAGAGTCGATCGCGCGGGCCTTGGCAGAGCAGCCCTCAATGAGTGAGATCCTGGCGCAGAAGGATAAGGTCAAGCATCCATTCGCGTAG
- a CDS encoding methylenetetrahydromethanopterin dehydrogenase yields the protein MTTERKHLLYFLTTESQPSPFDINMAYDAGFHAVIPYGSVTEESAVLLVQDIIFSRGPKGAKFSALFIGGNDIESAERVRETAVKSMFPPFQVSMMIDPKGSYTTAVALVAKAEQALGGLRGKQVAIPGGTGPVGTVAASLCVKLGAEVIIGSRQLSAVERLAQRLSAQTGGSVKGAAMATDDEKISHLRSADVILTTGKAGVQMISEAVLKALPSGKLVADVNAVPPTGIYNLSPNDDLKEIAPGIKGIGALAVGVLKYDVEIEMLETIRTSEKFVVLDENKALEIAQRRLFA from the coding sequence ATGACGACAGAGCGAAAGCACCTGCTCTATTTTTTGACGACGGAATCCCAACCGAGTCCATTTGACATCAACATGGCGTACGATGCGGGTTTCCACGCCGTAATTCCATATGGTAGTGTGACTGAGGAGTCGGCAGTCCTTCTGGTGCAGGATATCATCTTCTCCCGTGGGCCGAAAGGCGCCAAGTTTAGCGCGCTCTTTATCGGGGGTAACGACATAGAGTCGGCCGAGCGGGTCCGTGAGACCGCTGTGAAGAGCATGTTCCCCCCCTTCCAGGTGTCGATGATGATCGATCCCAAGGGGTCGTATACGACGGCTGTGGCGCTGGTTGCCAAGGCGGAGCAGGCGCTCGGCGGATTGCGCGGCAAACAGGTTGCCATCCCGGGCGGAACGGGCCCCGTGGGTACGGTTGCGGCGAGTCTCTGCGTGAAGCTGGGGGCCGAAGTGATTATCGGTTCCAGACAATTGAGTGCCGTCGAGCGTCTGGCCCAACGGCTATCAGCGCAGACGGGAGGCTCAGTCAAGGGCGCCGCAATGGCGACGGATGATGAGAAGATCTCGCATCTGCGTAGCGCTGATGTCATCCTGACGACCGGCAAGGCCGGCGTGCAGATGATTTCAGAGGCGGTTCTGAAAGCGCTCCCGTCGGGTAAGCTTGTGGCCGACGTCAATGCCGTTCCCCCGACCGGCATCTACAACCTGTCGCCGAATGATGATCTGAAAGAGATCGCGCCGGGTATCAAGGGAATCGGCGCGCTCGCCGTTGGGGTCCTGAAATATGATGTCGAGATCGAAATGCTCGAGACCATCCGAACCTCGGAGAAGTTCGTGGTTCTTGACGAGAATAAGGCTTTGGAGATTGCTCAGAGACGGCTCTTCGCCTGA
- a CDS encoding phosphate ABC transporter substrate-binding protein PstS family protein has product MNRLILSVLLALIVGTISLWSVPGMAEVLKVDPALPHYKAASGVSGNLSSVGSDTLNNLMTFWAEKLNRFYPNVKIQIEGKGSSTAPPALISGTAQLGPMSRPMKGTEIDAFEKKFGYKPTGLRSAVDALAVFVNKDNPIKCLTFAQVDAIFSKSRRSGHKQDIKTWGQLGLTGDWANRPISLFGRNSASGTYGFFKEHALKNGDYKDELKEQPGSASVVQGVAVDRYAIGYSGIGYTTVGVRAVPLAEKEGGTCAEATAANAYSGKYPLSRFLFIYVNRAPGKRLDPLTSEFIRLVLSKEGQEVVIKDGFFPIPNSVAKEELSKAL; this is encoded by the coding sequence ATGAACAGGCTGATTTTGTCGGTACTTCTCGCGCTGATTGTCGGTACCATTTCGCTTTGGTCGGTGCCGGGCATGGCCGAAGTGCTCAAGGTGGACCCGGCACTTCCACACTACAAGGCGGCCAGCGGCGTCTCGGGCAACCTTTCGAGTGTCGGATCGGATACCTTGAACAATCTCATGACCTTCTGGGCCGAAAAGCTCAACAGGTTTTACCCCAATGTGAAGATCCAGATCGAGGGAAAAGGCTCCTCCACGGCTCCGCCGGCGCTAATCTCAGGAACGGCGCAGCTCGGTCCCATGTCTCGTCCCATGAAAGGGACCGAGATCGATGCCTTTGAAAAGAAGTTCGGCTACAAGCCGACCGGGCTTCGCAGTGCCGTGGACGCCCTGGCCGTATTTGTGAATAAGGACAACCCGATTAAGTGTCTGACCTTTGCACAAGTGGACGCCATCTTTTCCAAGTCCAGACGCTCCGGTCACAAGCAGGACATCAAGACGTGGGGACAGCTCGGTTTGACCGGCGACTGGGCCAATCGCCCGATCAGTCTGTTTGGTCGAAACTCGGCCTCCGGGACGTACGGGTTCTTCAAGGAGCATGCGCTGAAGAATGGCGACTACAAGGATGAGCTGAAAGAGCAGCCCGGATCGGCCTCGGTGGTCCAGGGGGTGGCCGTTGACCGCTATGCCATCGGCTATAGTGGTATCGGCTACACCACCGTCGGCGTGCGCGCCGTTCCACTGGCCGAAAAAGAAGGCGGCACGTGCGCCGAGGCCACTGCGGCCAACGCCTATTCCGGGAAGTACCCGCTGTCACGATTTTTGTTCATCTATGTCAATCGGGCGCCAGGTAAGCGCCTTGACCCCTTAACCAGTGAGTTTATTCGGCTTGTACTCTCGAAGGAAGGGCAAGAGGTCGTGATTAAGGATGGATTCTTTCCGATCCCGAACTCTGTTGCCAAGGAAGAGCTGAGTAAGGCGCTCTAA
- a CDS encoding nodulation protein NfeD, translated as MIKRLVIWCILIGIALAWPAATYSRSAPTARPVLAIQVEGVIAPSTADYIIRAIKQTDHEVAQALVIELDTPGGLDLSMRAIIKEMLAAERPIIVYVSPRGARAASAGAFITLAAHVAAMAPGTNIGAAHPVNMGGQMDKEMTKKVTNDAAAYIRTIAEQRGRNVQWAEDAVRKSVSVTEKEALKLKIIDVVADKLDDLLVALDGREVTTALDKVTLHTKGVEVSRLEMGLRDKILKVISDPTIAYMLLMLGMAGLYFELSTPGAILPGVLGGICLILAFYAFQTLPINYAGLLLILLAIILFIAEVKVVSHGILAVGGIIAMILGSTMLIRSPESFMRISLPAILGTTAVTAAFFIFVVTMALRAQRQKTTTGAEGLIGQIGTVRTPLTPEGSVLVGGELWSAQCKEGAEPGSKVRVRAVKGLMLFVSKDNEAVTVEADAMSTQQRQGGQA; from the coding sequence ATGATTAAACGACTCGTCATCTGGTGTATATTGATAGGTATCGCGCTGGCGTGGCCTGCCGCCACCTACTCGAGGTCGGCGCCCACCGCCAGGCCCGTGCTGGCCATTCAGGTCGAAGGGGTGATCGCCCCCAGTACGGCCGACTATATCATCCGCGCCATCAAACAGACCGACCACGAGGTGGCCCAGGCCCTCGTCATCGAGCTGGACACCCCTGGCGGCCTTGATCTCTCGATGCGCGCCATCATCAAGGAGATGCTGGCGGCCGAGCGCCCGATTATCGTCTATGTCTCGCCCAGGGGCGCCCGCGCCGCGTCCGCCGGCGCCTTCATCACCCTGGCCGCTCACGTCGCCGCCATGGCGCCGGGAACCAATATCGGTGCCGCCCACCCGGTCAATATGGGGGGCCAGATGGATAAAGAGATGACCAAGAAAGTCACCAACGACGCGGCCGCTTATATCCGAACTATCGCTGAGCAGCGCGGCCGGAATGTCCAGTGGGCCGAGGATGCCGTCCGTAAGAGTGTCTCGGTGACCGAGAAAGAGGCGCTGAAGCTTAAGATTATCGACGTCGTGGCGGACAAGCTGGATGACCTGCTTGTCGCGCTGGATGGCCGGGAGGTCACGACGGCCCTCGACAAGGTTACGCTCCACACCAAGGGGGTCGAGGTCAGTCGGCTCGAGATGGGCCTGCGCGATAAGATCCTGAAGGTAATCTCCGATCCGACCATCGCGTACATGCTGCTCATGTTGGGCATGGCCGGGCTCTATTTCGAGCTCTCGACCCCGGGCGCCATCCTGCCCGGTGTCCTTGGGGGGATCTGCCTGATCCTGGCCTTTTACGCCTTCCAGACCCTGCCCATCAATTACGCCGGACTGCTCCTGATCCTGCTGGCGATCATTCTGTTTATCGCCGAGGTCAAGGTCGTCTCCCACGGGATACTTGCCGTAGGCGGGATTATCGCCATGATCCTCGGCTCCACGATGCTGATCAGGAGCCCGGAGTCGTTCATGCGGATCTCGCTGCCGGCGATTCTGGGGACAACAGCGGTGACGGCAGCGTTCTTCATCTTCGTCGTCACGATGGCCCTCAGGGCCCAGCGCCAAAAGACCACCACCGGCGCGGAGGGCCTCATCGGGCAGATCGGAACGGTGAGGACGCCGCTCACACCGGAGGGAAGCGTCTTGGTGGGAGGCGAGCTCTGGTCGGCTCAATGCAAGGAGGGAGCTGAACCCGGCAGCAAGGTCCGGGTCCGGGCGGTGAAGGGGCTCATGTTATTCGTCAGCAAAGACAATGAGGCAGTGACCGTCGAAGCCGATGCCATGTCAACGCAACAACGACAGGGAGGGCAGGCATGA
- a CDS encoding AbrB/MazE/SpoVT family DNA-binding domain-containing protein: MPTALRDALALRPGDPVVLRIEEATLRLIPIRQGIAEAQRCVRQYIPADAALVDTLLREQRHEVQRE; the protein is encoded by the coding sequence ATGCCGACCGCGCTCCGTGACGCCCTTGCGCTCCGTCCTGGGGATCCTGTGGTCCTAAGGATCGAAGAGGCCACGTTGCGCCTGATCCCGATCCGGCAGGGCATTGCTGAGGCACAACGCTGCGTTCGCCAGTATATCCCGGCGGATGCCGCCCTTGTTGACACACTGTTACGCGAGCAACGACACGAGGTGCAACGCGAGTAA
- a CDS encoding DUF1330 domain-containing protein — protein sequence MSKAYWVSAYRAVKDPDKLAAYAKLAGPAITAGGGRILARGEPAKVYEYGVKQRIVLIEFDSVEQAVATHDSPGYQAALAALGDGAEREIRIVVGV from the coding sequence ATGTCAAAGGCCTATTGGGTCAGCGCATATCGTGCGGTAAAGGACCCTGACAAACTTGCGGCATACGCGAAGCTGGCCGGTCCCGCAATCACTGCCGGCGGAGGACGCATTCTTGCGCGTGGGGAGCCGGCGAAGGTGTACGAATACGGCGTGAAACAGCGCATCGTTCTGATCGAGTTCGATAGTGTCGAGCAGGCTGTTGCCACTCATGACAGTCCCGGTTACCAGGCCGCGCTGGCCGCTCTTGGCGACGGTGCCGAACGGGAAATTCGCATCGTCGTCGGCGTCTGA
- the pyrE gene encoding orotate phosphoribosyltransferase — MLTPVDTPRDQSPLKACEDKLLRLLVQHSFQHSNEPVFTLASGRKSHYYINCKQTTFMSEAMPLLGRLFFERIKAIEQRDGKQIAAVGGLTLGADPIACAVAYHSALQGTPVQAFSVRKEPKGHGAQKWVEGFERPGARVVIIEDVITTGGSTLKAIDGALHAGFQIVKVLALVDRQEGGREELLKNGYELEPIYTIENLMRVAGQAR; from the coding sequence ATTCTCACCCCCGTGGATACCCCAAGAGACCAATCCCCGCTTAAGGCGTGCGAGGACAAGCTCCTGAGATTGCTGGTTCAGCACTCCTTCCAGCACAGCAACGAGCCGGTCTTTACCCTGGCCTCCGGCCGAAAGAGCCACTACTATATCAATTGCAAGCAAACGACGTTCATGTCGGAGGCGATGCCGCTCCTTGGCCGGCTCTTCTTCGAGCGAATCAAGGCTATTGAACAAAGAGACGGGAAACAGATCGCCGCCGTCGGAGGTCTCACCCTCGGCGCCGACCCGATTGCCTGCGCCGTCGCCTATCACAGCGCACTTCAAGGAACACCGGTCCAGGCCTTCAGCGTCCGAAAGGAACCGAAGGGCCATGGAGCCCAGAAATGGGTCGAGGGGTTCGAGCGGCCGGGCGCAAGGGTCGTGATTATTGAAGATGTCATCACCACCGGCGGTTCGACCCTCAAGGCGATCGATGGCGCGCTGCATGCGGGCTTTCAGATCGTTAAGGTGCTGGCGCTTGTGGACCGGCAGGAGGGCGGCCGCGAGGAGTTGCTGAAAAACGGGTATGAGCTGGAGCCGATCTACACCATCGAGAATTTGATGCGGGTTGCAGGCCAGGCGAGGTAA
- a CDS encoding lytic transglycosylase domain-containing protein, with protein sequence MALASLVLLSAGPARGEIYYRINEDGITHFTNTPTTPQHRLLQPGVLPSTARLTGANMSELIDALAAEYEIDPALIRAVIQVESNFNRKAVSRKGAQGLMQLMPATIWRFSVGDAYDPHENIGAGVRYLRQLLDLFQGDLTLALAAYNAGENAVLRYRGVPPYQETRDYVTKVLGLYRRGQRERQRNGAIKAVTQVVAAQSPAPVPPSSIYKAEASDTILYSNIPPIVQSP encoded by the coding sequence ATGGCGCTGGCGAGCCTCGTCCTGCTATCGGCAGGACCGGCGCGAGGGGAGATCTATTACCGAATCAACGAGGACGGGATCACTCACTTTACCAATACGCCGACAACACCGCAGCACAGGCTGCTCCAACCGGGAGTGTTGCCTTCCACCGCCCGACTTACCGGCGCGAACATGTCAGAACTGATCGACGCCCTCGCTGCTGAGTACGAGATTGATCCCGCCCTGATTCGAGCCGTGATTCAGGTGGAGTCGAACTTTAATCGCAAGGCCGTCTCGCGCAAGGGGGCGCAAGGGTTGATGCAACTCATGCCCGCCACCATCTGGCGCTTCTCAGTGGGTGATGCCTACGATCCTCACGAGAATATCGGGGCCGGCGTCCGCTACCTGCGCCAACTCCTGGACCTGTTCCAGGGGGATCTTACGCTGGCATTGGCCGCCTATAATGCCGGAGAGAACGCGGTCCTTCGGTACAGGGGCGTACCTCCCTATCAGGAGACTCGGGATTACGTAACCAAAGTCCTCGGCCTGTACCGACGCGGGCAACGGGAGCGTCAGAGGAATGGGGCAATCAAGGCGGTCACACAGGTAGTCGCTGCGCAATCGCCGGCCCCTGTACCGCCCTCGTCCATTTACAAGGCGGAGGCGTCCGATACGATCCTGTACTCCAATATCCCGCCTATCGTCCAATCGCCTTAG
- the mazG gene encoding nucleoside triphosphate pyrophosphohydrolase, giving the protein MDASGEQFDALVRIMERLRADDGCPWDREQTRQTLKPFLIEEAYEVVEAIDEGDPKQIMGELGDLLFQVVFHAQVAAERREFTIGQVLATTADKMVRRHPHVFGGGTASTAREVLDQWEELKRKERSTAAASPVSALDGVPRELPGLLRAQRLQDKAARVGFDWPEISGVTAKIEEELGELREAMKTAAPEEIEQELGDVLFSLVNLARFLNLSAEEALRKSITRFATRFQSMEKALQRDGRHMKEIGLEEMERLWQHAKRQNRSTGA; this is encoded by the coding sequence ATGGACGCAAGCGGAGAGCAATTCGATGCGTTAGTGCGAATTATGGAGCGGCTCCGGGCAGATGATGGATGCCCATGGGACCGGGAGCAGACGCGGCAGACCTTGAAGCCGTTTCTGATCGAGGAAGCCTATGAAGTGGTGGAGGCGATCGACGAGGGCGACCCCAAGCAGATCATGGGAGAACTCGGCGATCTGCTCTTTCAGGTGGTCTTTCACGCCCAGGTCGCGGCCGAGCGGCGAGAGTTCACCATAGGGCAGGTTCTGGCGACTACAGCCGACAAGATGGTACGCCGCCATCCCCATGTCTTCGGCGGCGGCACAGCCTCTACGGCCCGTGAGGTCCTGGATCAGTGGGAGGAGCTGAAGCGCAAGGAACGTAGTACTGCGGCCGCTAGCCCCGTATCGGCCCTGGACGGTGTTCCCAGAGAACTGCCGGGCCTTCTCCGCGCTCAACGGCTGCAGGACAAGGCCGCAAGGGTCGGATTTGACTGGCCTGAGATCTCGGGAGTCACGGCAAAGATCGAAGAAGAGCTTGGCGAACTCAGGGAGGCCATGAAGACCGCTGCGCCGGAGGAGATTGAGCAAGAACTGGGGGACGTGCTGTTCAGCCTGGTCAATCTCGCCAGATTTTTGAACTTGAGCGCCGAGGAGGCGCTTCGCAAAAGCATCACGCGATTCGCGACCAGGTTCCAGTCTATGGAGAAGGCGCTACAGCGGGATGGTCGCCATATGAAAGAGATCGGCCTGGAGGAGATGGAGCGGCTATGGCAGCACGCCAAGCGTCAAAACCGCTCCACCGGCGCATGA
- the msrA gene encoding peptide-methionine (S)-S-oxide reductase MsrA: protein MKKATFGAGCFWGVEAAFRRVPGVVSTTVGYMGGYFENPSYRDVCSGTTGHAEVVQVDYDPSKVSYDNLLDIFWSIHDPTTLNRQGPDLGAQYRSVIFFHDADQQAAALTSKQKLELSRKHRQPVVTEITPASTFYRAEEYHQKYLEKQT from the coding sequence ATGAAGAAGGCTACGTTTGGGGCGGGGTGTTTCTGGGGTGTCGAAGCCGCGTTTCGCCGGGTGCCGGGTGTCGTCTCAACGACAGTCGGATATATGGGCGGTTACTTCGAGAACCCGTCGTACCGAGATGTGTGCTCGGGCACGACCGGCCATGCGGAGGTTGTCCAGGTAGACTATGACCCTTCAAAGGTCTCCTACGACAATCTTCTGGATATCTTCTGGTCGATCCATGACCCAACCACTTTGAATCGTCAAGGTCCGGACCTCGGCGCGCAGTACCGGTCCGTGATCTTCTTTCACGATGCCGACCAGCAGGCTGCCGCGCTGACCTCCAAACAGAAGCTGGAACTCAGCAGAAAGCACCGACAGCCGGTCGTAACCGAGATTACACCGGCCTCGACCTTTTACCGGGCAGAGGAATACCACCAGAAATACCTGGAGAAGCAGACCTAG
- a CDS encoding DUF427 domain-containing protein, with protein MKAIWKGVTIAESTDTVVVEGNHYFPRASVRSECLRESATHSTCHWKGEASYYDLIVGDAVNPDAAWYYPVPKDAAKQIADRVAFWKGVQVIE; from the coding sequence ATGAAGGCCATCTGGAAGGGAGTGACTATCGCCGAGAGCACCGATACAGTGGTCGTCGAGGGCAATCATTACTTCCCCCGCGCCTCGGTCCGATCCGAATGTCTCCGCGAAAGCGCCACCCATAGCACCTGCCACTGGAAGGGCGAAGCCAGCTACTACGACCTGATCGTCGGCGATGCAGTGAATCCGGACGCGGCGTGGTACTACCCTGTGCCTAAGGACGCCGCGAAACAGATTGCCGATCGCGTCGCGTTCTGGAAAGGCGTCCAGGTCATCGAGTAA